GGTAGAGCAACAGCAAACCCGTCCCGCAACCCCTTGCCCATTCGTGGGCCGACGCAGAACGGTTAACTCCAAACTGTAGGTCCCTGGTTCGACTCCAGGACTGCCGCTCCGAACGGGCCGAAGTGTCTCGGTTATCGGAAATCACCCGAGGCACACTCCCTTGCCCGCTCGACTTTCGTGACACTTCGCATCGACTACGACCGCATGGTCGTCATCTGGTCGCCCGGCGATGAGGACCTCGCCCTCGCGCTGGTCGACATAGAGGGGTGCGAGATCGCGCGCAGCGGTCTCAACCACGTCGACAAGTATCGCTGCACCGAGGGCTGGGAGCGTCGAGTCGTACGGCTCTCAAAGCAGCGAAGACGTGAGCGCAGTCGTCAATCAAACGACGTTGTGCTACAGGAATCAGACGCTCTAGTTACGTAGCAACCCAGCCGAGGATACGAAGATGTTCGTCGCGTGACCGCCTCGCCCTCAATCGAGAGTGTTTCTCGCTTCCTTGCCAAGGTTCAGCGGGGGCCATCCTCCGAATGCTGGCCCTGGACTGCGGCCCTAAACCCAAAAGGCTATGGGGTTTTTGGGTTTCGCCTCGGCGGTGTCGTGAGGACTTTTCCGGCTCACCGGTTTGCGTTCCTTCTCGCTCACGATCGGTTCCCTGCACCAGGCATGGTGTTGCTGCACTCGTGCGACAGGCCGGCATGTTGTAACCCGGGGCACCTTCGCGAGGGTACGTGCGCAGAGAACTCTCGCGACATGCTCGCGAAGGGCAGGTCGAATCCAGGGTCGGGCAGGTCGTATGCGGTCCTTCATGAGACTGACGTTGCTTCAATCCGACTGAAGAGCGCGTCAGGCGTGTCGACTCGATCTCTTGCTCGAGAGTACGGGGTTGCTCAGTCGACCATCTATTCCGCCATCACGCGGCGTAACTGGAAGCACGTCGCGTGAGCGCCAGTGATGAATGGGTAAAGCGTCCCTACGCCCCCGAGGACGAGGACGGCATCGTCTACCTCTGGACCGCGTCCTACTCTCGCGGCATCGAGGGCGAAGAGCGCGGGGCTCACGTGCGACAAGTGCCGATCCGCGAATCGTCGGGCAGCGCCTACGTCCGCGAGAAGA
This portion of the Gemmatimonadota bacterium genome encodes:
- a CDS encoding HNH endonuclease: MRTFPAHRFAFLLAHDRFPAPGMVLLHSCDRPACCNPGHLREGTCAENSRDMLAKGRSNPGSGRSYAVLHETDVASIRLKSASGVSTRSLAREYGVAQSTIYSAITRRNWKHVA